One segment of Brassica napus cultivar Da-Ae chromosome C3, Da-Ae, whole genome shotgun sequence DNA contains the following:
- the LOC106436622 gene encoding LOW QUALITY PROTEIN: F-box protein At4g35733 (The sequence of the model RefSeq protein was modified relative to this genomic sequence to represent the inferred CDS: inserted 2 bases in 2 codons; deleted 1 base in 1 codon) — translation MSQSVEWSGLPEELVDEIAGRLFSKVELHRVRSICKPWRSASSIHKRYPKRHNRNRVRVLSPFSNIKPCLLSPAAFFRVFLSSCRNKGWLIKTQDVYETRSETRKKLLHPLSRVPMDSSQQTLDLLEYTVSEIHQSYDVHKYHKTSYNFARVVLMDKFVFGVNDXEEIWWCNNEESNDDNNNVWTRVSDEEAEYFSDIIVHKGQIYALDLNSAIWWISLSELKIFQYGPSTPMDYYDXDDCKDKRLVEFCGELCIIHRFCKTFRVRRVDVERTTTGFKVYKMNMELVEWVEVKSLGDNAFVMATDSCFSVVSSDYYGCLENAIYLLKRGCNNVNVFKLGDGSVTNLGESSENCFHMFYPPFV, via the exons ATGAGTCAATCCGTAGAGTGGTCTGGTTTGCCCGAAGAACTAGTCGATGAAATAGCCGGCCGTCTCTTCTCTAAAGTTGAGCTTCACCGAGTCCGTAGCATCTGCAAACCCTGGCGTTCCGCGTCTTCGATCCATAAACGTTACCCCAAACGCCATAACCGCAACCGTGTACGTGTGCTTTCGCCCTTCAGTAATATAAAACCGTGTTTGCTCTCTCCCGCGGCTTTCTTCCGTGTGTTTCTTTCGTCCTGTCGGAACAAAGGATGGCTTATTAAAACCCAAGATGTCTACGAAACCAGGTCCGAAACCCGTAAAAAATTACTACACCCGCTCTCTCGTGTCCCCATGGACTCTTCTCAGCAAACCTTAGATCTTTTGGAGTATACGGTCTCAGAGATCCATCAGTCCTACGACGTTCATAAATACCATAAAACATCGTATAATTTCGCTAGAGTTGTTTTAATGGACAAGTTTGTTTTCGGGGTGAATG AAGAGGAGATCTGGTGGTGCAACAATGAAGAAAGTAATGACGATAATAACAATGTTTGGACAAGAGTTTCAGATGAAGAAGCTGAGTATTTCTCGGACATCATAGTCCACAAAGGTCAAATCTATGCCTTGGACCTAAATAGCGCGATATGGTGGATTAGTTTATCCGAGCTCAAGATTTTTCAGTACGGACCTTCGACTCCAATGGACTACTACG TTGATGATTGCAAAGACAAGAGGCTCGTGGAGTTTTGTGGAGAACTGTGCATCATTCATCGTTTCTGTAAGACGTTTCGCGTGCGCAGAGTTGACGTGGAGAGGACTACTACTGGTTTTAAGGTTTATAAGATGAACATGGAGTTGGTTGAATGGGTTGAGGTTAAGTCTCTGGGAGATAATGCTTTTGTCATGGCGACAGATAGTTGTTTCTCTGTCGTGTCTAGTGACTATTATGGATGTTTGGAGAATGCTATTTATTTACTGAAGAGA GGATGTAACAATGTTAATGTGTTCAAGCTTGGTGATGGTAGTGTTACTAATTTGGGGGAGTCTTCTGAGAAttgttttcatatgttttatcCTCCTTTTGTATGA
- the LOC106436625 gene encoding ganglioside-induced differentiation-associated protein 2, producing MSTQISEIEQEQLLEKLEIFKIHGRDKRRRKILRIIGKFFPARFLSLDVLKKYLEEKIFPRLGRKPFSILYVHTGVQRSENFPGISALRAIYDAIPVNVRDNLQEVYFLHPGLQSRLFLATCGRFLFSGGLYGKLRYISRVDYLWEHVRRNEIEMPEFVYDHDDDLEYRPMMDYGQESDHAGAAVDSPVSSFSMRCIS from the exons ATGAGCACTCAGATATCGGAGATCGAGCAAGAGCAGCTGCTCGAGAAGCTCGAGATCTTCAAGATCCATGGCAGAGACAAACGACGACGTAAGATCCTTCGGATCATCGGCAAGTTCTTTCCAG CTCGGTTTCTCTCACTGGATGTGTTGAAGAAGTATCTTGAGGAGAAGATCTTTCCTCGCTTAGGGAGAAAACCTTTCTCCATTCTCTACGTCCACACCGGCGTACAGAGGAGCGAGAATTTCCCCGGAATCTCAGCTCTACGAGCGATCTACGACGCGATTCCGGTGAACGTAAGAGACAATCTCCAGGAGGTTTACTTCCTCCATCCAGGCCTTCAGTCGCGTCTCTTCCTCGCAACTTGCGGACGATTCCTATTCTCCGGCGG GTTGTACGGGAAGCTAAGGTACATAAGCAGAGTTGACTACTTGTGGGAACACGTGAGGAGGAACGAGATAGAGATGCCGGAGTTTGTGTACGACCACGACGACGATCTGGAGTACCGTCCGATGATGGATTACGGTCAAGAGAGCGATCACGCTGGAGCCGCAGTAGATTCGCCGGTCTCGAGTTTCTCCATGAGGTGTATCTCTTAG
- the LOC106436624 gene encoding LOW QUALITY PROTEIN: ATP-dependent DNA helicase Q-like 3 (The sequence of the model RefSeq protein was modified relative to this genomic sequence to represent the inferred CDS: inserted 7 bases in 5 codons; substituted 1 base at 1 genomic stop codon) — protein sequence MKKSPLPVQNVNRSDKNVSGKEVLVKLLRWHFGHADFRGKQLEAIQAVVSGRDCFCLMPTGGGKSICYQIPALAKPGIVLVVSPLIALMENQVMALKEKGIAAEYLSSTQATHVRNKIHEDLDSGKPXVRLLYVTPELIATKGFMLKLRKLHDRGLLNLIAIDEAHCISSWXHDFRPSYRQLSTLRDSLADVPVLXLTATAAPKXSSVQTDVIESLSLRNPLVLKSSFNRPNIFYEVRYKDLIDNAYTDLCNLLKSCGNXCAIIYCLERTTCDDLSLHLSSTGISSAAYHAGLNSNLRSTVLDDWLSSKKQVIVATVAFGMGIDKKDVRMVCHFNVPKSMESFYQESGRAGRDQLPSRSVLYYGVDDRKKMEFLLRNSENKKSQSSSSKKPTSDFEQIVRYCEGSGCRRKKILESFGEEFPVQQCNKTCDACKHPNQVARSLEELTTTASRRHNSSRVFITSSSDNKTNDGQYSEFWNRNEDGSNSDEEISDSDDGADVVKSLAGPKLSRKLGVDEKLVLLERAEEKYNESNKQVKKSEKNAISETLRESSKQRLLNELTKVLQLLGVKEIESQNASEFLENECYRKYSKAGKSFYYSQIASTVRWLGTATRDELMTRLSSMAREEEPSGEPILVTEPVENIXEDRNTYTAELQVDEPTQLLVTSPSRSPIRLPEIPSFSEFVNRRKMKHSTEGSDGKKPSKVMKLQ from the exons ATGAAGAAATCGCCGTTGCCGGTGCAAAACGTTAACCGCTCCGATAAGAACGTTTCAGGAAAAGAAGTATTGGTGAAGCTATTGCGATGGCACTTCGGCCATGCAGATTTCAGAGGGAAGCAGCTAGAGGCGATTCAAGCGGTTGTGTCAGGAAGGGATTGCTTTTGCTTGATGCCGACGGGAGGAGGGAAATCGATTTGTTATCAGATACCTGCGTTGGCTAAACCTGGAATCGTGCTTGTTGTTTCTCCTTTGATTG CTTTGATG GAGAATCAAGTGATGGCGTTGAAGGAGAAAGGTATTGCTGCTGAGTATCTCTCGTCCACTCAAGCTACACATGTTAGGAACAAG atccACGAGGACCTTGATTCTGGAAAAC CTGTGAGATTGCTGTATGTAACTCCAGAATTGATCGCGACAAAAGGATTTATGCTGAAGCTGAGAAAGCTCCATGACAGGGGTTTACTGAATCTTATAGCCATAGACGAG gcACATTGCATCTCATCAT GCCACGACTTCAG ACCTAGCTATCGTCAACTTTCAACATTAAGAGATTCTTTGGCTGATGTTCCAGTCT GCTTAACCGCTACAGCTGCTCCTAAGTAATCTTCG GTACAAACAGATGTTATTGAGTCCTTGAGTCTGCGGAATCCTTTGGTCCTCAAGTCTTCTTTCAATCGCCCAAATATCTTCTATGAAG TTCGGTACAAAGATCTTATAGATAATGCTTATACTGATTTGTGCAACTTGCTCAAGTCATGTGGAAA ATGTGCAATCATCTATTGCCTTGAGCGTACAACCTGTGATGACTTGTCTCTTCATCTTTCCAGTACTGGGATCTCTTCTGCTG CCTATCATGCAGGACTGAATAGTAATCTGAGAAGTACCGTATTAGATGACTGGCTGTCCTCGAAGAAGCAAGTTATTGTCGCCACCGTGGCTTTCGG AATG GGTATAGATAAGAAGGATGTCAGGATGGTTTGCCACTTCAACGTTCCAAAATCGATGGAATCTTTCTACCAAGAGTCCGGCAGAGCAGGTCGGGATCAACTACCTTCAAGAAGTGTATTATACTATGGCGTAGACGATAGAaagaaaatg GAGTTTCTACTACGAAACTCGGAGAATAAGAAATCCCAATCCTCATCCTCAAAGAAGCCTACATCCGACTTCGAGCAG ATTGTGAGATACTGCGAAGGTTCTGGATGCCGAAGGAAAAAGATTCTTGAGAGCTTTGGTGAAGAG TTTCCCGTACAGCAATGCAACAAAACGTGTGATGCATGTAAGCATCCAAATCAAGTTGCTCGTAGCTTGGAGGAGCTCACGACTACCGCCTCCCGAAGACACAACTCTTCTCGAGTTTTCATCACCAG CTCGAGTGATAATAAGACCAATGACGGGCAGTACTCTGAGTTCTGGAATCGTAATGAAGATGGAAGCAATTCCGACGAGGAAATATCAGATTCAGATG ATGGAGCTGATGTTGTCAAAAGCCTAGCAGGACCTAAACTATCGAGGAAGCTGGGAGTAGATGAGAAACTGGTTTTACTGGAGCGGGCTGAGGAAAAGTACAACGAAAGCAATAAACAG GTCAAAAAGTCAGAGAAGAATGCAATATCTGAAACACTAAGGGAATCAAGCAAGCAGAGACTCTTGAATGAGCTTACAAAAGTACTTCAACTGCTCGGTGTAAAAGA GATTGAGTCCCAAAACGCATCTGAGTTTCTTGAAAACGAGTGCTATAGAAAATACAGCAAAGCAGGGAAATCGTTTTACTACTCACAGATAGCGAGTACTGTGAGATGGTTGGGAACCGCAACCAGAGACGAGCTAATGACCCGACTTAGCTCAATGGCCAGAGAAGAAGAGCCATCAGGAGAACCAATCCTGGTGACTGAACCAGTCGAGAACAT AGAAGACAGAAACACATATACAGCCGAGCTACAGGTCGATGAACCAACACAGCTGCTTGTGACTAGCCCTAGCCGTTCGCCTATAAGGCTCCCAGAGATTCCGTCATTCTCAGAGTTTGTGAACCGTAGAAAGATGAAGCATTCTACTGAAGGTTCTGATGGCAAGAAACCGTCAAAGGTAATGAAGCTACAGTAA